The Treponema sp. J25 sequence AGAATCAAGAATCTCTCATTTTTTCGTCAGCAAGAACCAGGAGGTCCCCGAACTCATATTATCGAACCAAGCCTCTGCTATATTGTGCAAGGAGCAAAACAGGTATTACACGGCAATACTGTATTGGTCTATAATCCCCACCGGTTCCTCATTACTGCCCTGGATCTTCCCATCATTGCTGAAATTATAGAGGCAAGCAAAGAACAACCCTATCTTAGTCTTTCCTTAAAATTAGAACATCGTATCATCGCTGAATTAATAATGGAAAGCCAACCATCCGTAACAGTAGGGCAACCCACTTCTCCAATTAATGTTACGGAAGTAAACAAACCTCTTTTAGAAGCCCTTCTTCGACTCATTGAACTCCTTGATGAACCGGAACATATTCCTGTGCTTGCCCCTCTCATTGAACGGGAAATTACCTATCGACTTTTAAGTTCCAAACAGGGGGCCTACGTTCGCCAGATAGCCCTTGCAGGACATCAGGGATACCATGTAGCCCGGGCTATCGATTGGCTTAAGAAAAATTTTAATCGTAAATTCAGAATGGAAGAACTCGCTTCATATTGTCAGATGAGTGTTTCCTCTTTTTATCAGTATTTTCGAAAGCTCACCTGTATGAGCCCCCTGCAATACCAGAAATATCTACGACTTCAGGAAGCCCGTCGTCTCATGTTAGCGGAGCACTACGATGCGGCAAGTGCATCGTACAAGGTGGGTTACGAAAGTCCCTCCCAATTTAATCGAGAATATAAGCGTCTTTTTAAGGCAACCCCTCTCCAGGACATAAAAAATCTCCGCCAGCAACAATGTGCTAGTCCATCAGAAACCCCTTACCAGTTACTGGGTACACAGGAACGCTAGGATGAAGCCCCTCCTTCACTCGGACTCTTGCCGGTTATTTTTTTAAAGACCCGGCTAAAATAACATTGATCCTCGAATCCTACAAGGGCGGCCACTTCTTTCACAGAAAGCTCGGGATGGACAGCGAAGAGTTCAACCGCCCGGGCAATTCTTTTGTAGGTTATATATTCCATAAGTGTCTGGCCTGTGTATTTTTTGAATAGCTTGGTGATATATGAGGTGGAGATACGAAACCGTTCCGCCAAAACCGACAGGGAAACATCCTGATGATAGTGACCCTCCAAATATCGTAAAATCTCCTGAAACACCGGTGGCATTCCAGAGTTAGATTTAGATTTGTTCAAGGCCACATATAGCTGCTCAACAAGGGCCATCAGTTGTTTGCCTAATTCGGTATAATTGGCCGATTCAGCAA is a genomic window containing:
- a CDS encoding AraC family transcriptional regulator, which encodes MNNSNDKQKDDLEYLKRRLFELINRWTPNCGPYQTRIKNLSFFRQQEPGGPRTHIIEPSLCYIVQGAKQVLHGNTVLVYNPHRFLITALDLPIIAEIIEASKEQPYLSLSLKLEHRIIAELIMESQPSVTVGQPTSPINVTEVNKPLLEALLRLIELLDEPEHIPVLAPLIEREITYRLLSSKQGAYVRQIALAGHQGYHVARAIDWLKKNFNRKFRMEELASYCQMSVSSFYQYFRKLTCMSPLQYQKYLRLQEARRLMLAEHYDAASASYKVGYESPSQFNREYKRLFKATPLQDIKNLRQQQCASPSETPYQLLGTQER